In the genome of Drosophila pseudoobscura strain MV-25-SWS-2005 chromosome 3, UCI_Dpse_MV25, whole genome shotgun sequence, one region contains:
- the Dyb gene encoding dystrobrevin beta isoform X1 — MELEPRVAILQDLRLQTFDSIRFASYRTASKLRYIQKSTNLHLVDIWNVIEAFRENGLNTLEPQSEVSVARLETLVSSLYHNLNKRLPTAQQVPVDSKAGLLLNWLLAAYTSDNSGKIRVFSIKVALATMCSGKLVDKLRYIFSQISDGAGQLVAWKLGEFLREVLALPAAVYESPTFHYKEGLEEEIFPAENKVTVNDFMATLMSEPGPSCLVWLPLLHRLATVETIVHPTICSVCHKENFTGFRYRCQRCHAYQLCQECFWHGKTSLNHQNDHEVKEYSSYKSPSKQIGHSLRKSFRCVPEKTTQVLPRFPDQPEKTLNLSHIVPPSPLPSHNGFNDPTLALAGVHHGHLPPGIFDRSSTLDSRATGRSIDSANCTGGGGGGGTTISRLAAASANDEEHRLIARYAARLAQENRAPSNMSESATPIGTDNSRAQRELIAQLESKNKEIMREIARLRRQQETEQMAPENPALINELRALRQRKGELEGHLGALQDSRRQLMEQLEGLMRMLKNQQTASPRSTPNSSPRSGKSPPMPGGGGAGILGTSPMSALHAQQMQHPMGGPGVRVTQQQMMQAQQQQQQQQQQQQGHGHGPFSQSQLEQLNLISSDMRSAFAANGSATPPPMRSTSPSPADAELNEAADNITSAISHMVSDLNAGRATGHGQGGSSLPQARFIMPLEYRHIEGAESSGSSQCECNECECQVYEEIFRTDGEYECQGAPPDSDSDMDDTRLSPVHFDYTFGLGDEQSQVNRILGYRNHPELFIDDDQAGFPALHEIDFDESQSYNQEWTEKANANSQWQEQFAQWSLNSQNN, encoded by the exons atggagctggagccgcgGGTGGCCATCCTGCAGGATCTGCGTCTACAGACCTTCGATTCCATACGCTTCGCCTCGTACAGGACGGCCTCGAAGCTGCGCTACATACAGAAGTCGACCAATCTCCATTTGGTGGACATATGGAACGTGATCGAGGCGTTCCGCGAGAACGGACTGAACACCCTGGAGCCGCAGAGCGAGGTCAGCGTGGCCCGTCTGGAGACCCTTGTCTCGTCGCTCTATCACAATCTGAACAAACGCCTGCCCACCGCCCAGCAGGTGCCGGTGGACTCCAAGGCGGGTCTCTTGCTCaactggctgctggctgcctaTACAAG TGATAACTCGGGAAAGATACGTGTGTTCTCCATCAAGGTGGCCCTGGCCACCATGTGCTCTGGCAAGCTGGTGGACAAGCTCAGAT ATATCTTTTCACAGATTTCGGATGGAGCCGGACAGCTGGTGGCCTGGAAGCTGGGGGAGTTCCTGCGGGAGGTGCTGGCACTGCCGGCGGCCGTCTACGAGTCGCCCACATTCCACTACAAGGAGGGGCTCGAGGAGGAGATCTTTCCGGCGGAGAACAAGGTGACGGTGAACGATTTTATGGCAACACTTATGTCCGAACCGGGCCCCTCGTGCCTcgtgtggctgccactgctgcacaGGCTGGCCACCGTGGAGACGATTGTGCACCCGACGATCTGCTCTGTTTGCCACAAGGAAAACTTCACCGGATTTCGTTACCGTTGTCAGCGGTGCCACGCCTACCAATTGTGCCAGGAGTGCTTTTGGCACGGCAAGACATCGCTGAATCACCAAAACGATCACGAGGTCAAGGAGTACTCGAGCTACAAGTCGCCCAGCAAACAGATTGGTCACTCGCTGCGCAAGAGCTTCCGCTGTGTGCCCGAGAAGACGACGCAAGTGTTGCCACGGTTCCCGGACCAGCCCGAAAAGACCCTCAACCTGTCGCACATCGTGCCGCCCTCGCCCTTGCCCTCGCACAACGGTTTCAACGATCCCACGCTGGCCCTCGCCGGCGTCCACCACGGCCACCTCCCGCCCGGCATCTTCGACCGCTCCAGCACCCTCGACTCGCGGGCCACCGGCCGCAGCATAGACAGTGCCAACTGTaccggcggcggtggcggaggcggcaCCACCATCTCCCGGCTAGCCGCCGCCTCGGCCAACGATGAGGAGCATCGCCTGATTGCCCGCTATGCGGCCCGTCTGGCCCAGGAGAACCGAGCC CCCTCGAATATGTCCGAGAGCGCCACGCCCATCGGCACGGACAACTCGCGGGCCCAGCGCGAGCTGATCGCCCAGCTGGAGTCGAAGAACAAGGAGATTATGCGGGAGATAGCTCGCCTGCGTCGCCAGCAGGAGACCGAGCAGATGGCCCCCGAGAATCCGGCTCTGATCAACGAGCTGCGTGCCCTGCGCCAGCGCAAGGGGGAACTGGAGGGCCACTTGGGTGCCTTGCAGGACTCGCGCCGCCAGCTAATGGAGCAGCTGGAGGGACTGATGCGGATGCTGAAGAACCAACAGACTGCCTCGCCCCGGTCCACGCCAAATTCGAGTCCCAGGTCGGGCAAGTCGCCACCCATGCCGGGCGGCGGAGGAGCCGGCATCCTGGGCACCTCGCCGATGAGTGCCCTGCATGCCCAGCAAATGCAGCACCCCATGGGGGGGCCCGGAGTGAGGGTCACCCAGCAGCAGATGAtgcaggcccagcagcagcagcagcagcaacaacagcagcagcagggacatGGCCACGGACCCTtcagccagagccagctgGAGCAGCTCAATCTGATCAGCAGCGACATGCGCAGCGCCTTTGCGGCCAATGGCAGTGCAA CGCCACCGCCAATGCGCAGCACCAGTCCCAGTCCAGCCGATGCCGAGCTCAATGAAGCCGCCGATAACATAACCTCGGCCATATCCCATATGGTCAGCGACCTGAATGCAG GACGGGCAACGGGACATGGACAAGGCGGAAGCTCCCTGCCCCAGGCTCGTTTCATAATGCCGTTGG AATATCGACACATCGAGGGCGCCGAGTCCTCGGGCTCGAGTCAGTGCGAGTGCaacgagtgcgagtgccagGTGTATGAGGAGATCTTTCGCACCGACGGGGAGTACGAGTGCCAAGGGGCGCCACCTGACTCCGATTCAGATATGGATGATACCCGCCTGTCGCCGGTTCATTTCGATTACACCTTCGGCCTCGGCGACGAGCAGTCGCAGGTGAACCGCATTCTGGGCTATCGCAACCATCCCGAACTCTTCATCGACGATGACCAGGCGGGGTTCCCGGCCCTGCACGAGATCG ATTTCGACGAATCTCAATCATATAACCAAGAGTGGACCGAAAAG GCAAATGCGAATAGCCAATGGCAGGAGCAGTTTGCACAATGGAGTCTTAATTCACAAAATAACTAA
- the Dyb gene encoding dystrobrevin beta isoform X6, with protein sequence MELEPRVAILQDLRLQTFDSIRFASYRTASKLRYIQKSTNLHLVDIWNVIEAFRENGLNTLEPQSEVSVARLETLVSSLYHNLNKRLPTAQQVPVDSKAGLLLNWLLAAYTSDNSGKIRVFSIKVALATMCSGKLVDKLRYIFSQISDGAGQLVAWKLGEFLREVLALPAAVYESPTFHYKEGLEEEIFPAENKVTVNDFMATLMSEPGPSCLVWLPLLHRLATVETIVHPTICSVCHKENFTGFRYRCQRCHAYQLCQECFWHGKTSLNHQNDHEVKEYSSYKSPSKQIGHSLRKSFRCVPEKTTQVLPRFPDQPEKTLNLSHIVPPSPLPSHNGFNDPTLALAGVHHGHLPPGIFDRSSTLDSRATGRSIDSANCTGGGGGGGTTISRLAAASANDEEHRLIARYAARLAQENRAPSNMSESATPIGTDNSRAQRELIAQLESKNKEIMREIARLRRQQETEQMAPENPALINELRALRQRKGELEGHLGALQDSRRQLMEQLEGLMRMLKNQQTASPRSTPNSSPRSGKSPPMPGGGGAGILGTSPMSALHAQQMQHPMGGPGVRVTQQQMMQAQQQQQQQQQQQQGHGHGPFSQSQLEQLNLISSDMRSAFAANGSATPPPMRSTSPSPADAELNEAADNITSAISHMVSDLNAGKCE encoded by the exons atggagctggagccgcgGGTGGCCATCCTGCAGGATCTGCGTCTACAGACCTTCGATTCCATACGCTTCGCCTCGTACAGGACGGCCTCGAAGCTGCGCTACATACAGAAGTCGACCAATCTCCATTTGGTGGACATATGGAACGTGATCGAGGCGTTCCGCGAGAACGGACTGAACACCCTGGAGCCGCAGAGCGAGGTCAGCGTGGCCCGTCTGGAGACCCTTGTCTCGTCGCTCTATCACAATCTGAACAAACGCCTGCCCACCGCCCAGCAGGTGCCGGTGGACTCCAAGGCGGGTCTCTTGCTCaactggctgctggctgcctaTACAAG TGATAACTCGGGAAAGATACGTGTGTTCTCCATCAAGGTGGCCCTGGCCACCATGTGCTCTGGCAAGCTGGTGGACAAGCTCAGAT ATATCTTTTCACAGATTTCGGATGGAGCCGGACAGCTGGTGGCCTGGAAGCTGGGGGAGTTCCTGCGGGAGGTGCTGGCACTGCCGGCGGCCGTCTACGAGTCGCCCACATTCCACTACAAGGAGGGGCTCGAGGAGGAGATCTTTCCGGCGGAGAACAAGGTGACGGTGAACGATTTTATGGCAACACTTATGTCCGAACCGGGCCCCTCGTGCCTcgtgtggctgccactgctgcacaGGCTGGCCACCGTGGAGACGATTGTGCACCCGACGATCTGCTCTGTTTGCCACAAGGAAAACTTCACCGGATTTCGTTACCGTTGTCAGCGGTGCCACGCCTACCAATTGTGCCAGGAGTGCTTTTGGCACGGCAAGACATCGCTGAATCACCAAAACGATCACGAGGTCAAGGAGTACTCGAGCTACAAGTCGCCCAGCAAACAGATTGGTCACTCGCTGCGCAAGAGCTTCCGCTGTGTGCCCGAGAAGACGACGCAAGTGTTGCCACGGTTCCCGGACCAGCCCGAAAAGACCCTCAACCTGTCGCACATCGTGCCGCCCTCGCCCTTGCCCTCGCACAACGGTTTCAACGATCCCACGCTGGCCCTCGCCGGCGTCCACCACGGCCACCTCCCGCCCGGCATCTTCGACCGCTCCAGCACCCTCGACTCGCGGGCCACCGGCCGCAGCATAGACAGTGCCAACTGTaccggcggcggtggcggaggcggcaCCACCATCTCCCGGCTAGCCGCCGCCTCGGCCAACGATGAGGAGCATCGCCTGATTGCCCGCTATGCGGCCCGTCTGGCCCAGGAGAACCGAGCC CCCTCGAATATGTCCGAGAGCGCCACGCCCATCGGCACGGACAACTCGCGGGCCCAGCGCGAGCTGATCGCCCAGCTGGAGTCGAAGAACAAGGAGATTATGCGGGAGATAGCTCGCCTGCGTCGCCAGCAGGAGACCGAGCAGATGGCCCCCGAGAATCCGGCTCTGATCAACGAGCTGCGTGCCCTGCGCCAGCGCAAGGGGGAACTGGAGGGCCACTTGGGTGCCTTGCAGGACTCGCGCCGCCAGCTAATGGAGCAGCTGGAGGGACTGATGCGGATGCTGAAGAACCAACAGACTGCCTCGCCCCGGTCCACGCCAAATTCGAGTCCCAGGTCGGGCAAGTCGCCACCCATGCCGGGCGGCGGAGGAGCCGGCATCCTGGGCACCTCGCCGATGAGTGCCCTGCATGCCCAGCAAATGCAGCACCCCATGGGGGGGCCCGGAGTGAGGGTCACCCAGCAGCAGATGAtgcaggcccagcagcagcagcagcagcaacaacagcagcagcagggacatGGCCACGGACCCTtcagccagagccagctgGAGCAGCTCAATCTGATCAGCAGCGACATGCGCAGCGCCTTTGCGGCCAATGGCAGTGCAA CGCCACCGCCAATGCGCAGCACCAGTCCCAGTCCAGCCGATGCCGAGCTCAATGAAGCCGCCGATAACATAACCTCGGCCATATCCCATATGGTCAGCGACCTGAATGCAG GCAAATGCGAATAG
- the Dyb gene encoding dystrobrevin beta isoform X2 encodes MELEPRVAILQDLRLQTFDSIRFASYRTASKLRYIQKSTNLHLVDIWNVIEAFRENGLNTLEPQSEVSVARLETLVSSLYHNLNKRLPTAQQVPVDSKAGLLLNWLLAAYTSDNSGKIRVFSIKVALATMCSGKLVDKLRYIFSQISDGAGQLVAWKLGEFLREVLALPAAVYESPTFHYKEGLEEEIFPAENKVTVNDFMATLMSEPGPSCLVWLPLLHRLATVETIVHPTICSVCHKENFTGFRYRCQRCHAYQLCQECFWHGKTSLNHQNDHEVKEYSSYKSPSKQIGHSLRKSFRCVPEKTTQVLPRFPDQPEKTLNLSHIVPPSPLPSHNGFNDPTLALAGVHHGHLPPGIFDRSSTLDSRATGRSIDSANCTGGGGGGGTTISRLAAASANDEEHRLIARYAARLAQENRAPSNMSESATPIGTDNSRAQRELIAQLESKNKEIMREIARLRRQQETEQMAPENPALINELRALRQRKGELEGHLGALQDSRRQLMEQLEGLMRMLKNQQTASPRSTPNSSPRSGKSPPMPGGGGAGILGTSPMSALHAQQMQHPMGGPGVRVTQQQMMQAQQQQQQQQQQQQGHGHGPFSQSQLEQLNLISSDMRSAFAANGSATPPPMRSTSPSPADAELNEAADNITSAISHMVSDLNAEYRHIEGAESSGSSQCECNECECQVYEEIFRTDGEYECQGAPPDSDSDMDDTRLSPVHFDYTFGLGDEQSQVNRILGYRNHPELFIDDDQAGFPALHEIDFDESQSYNQEWTEKANANSQWQEQFAQWSLNSQNN; translated from the exons atggagctggagccgcgGGTGGCCATCCTGCAGGATCTGCGTCTACAGACCTTCGATTCCATACGCTTCGCCTCGTACAGGACGGCCTCGAAGCTGCGCTACATACAGAAGTCGACCAATCTCCATTTGGTGGACATATGGAACGTGATCGAGGCGTTCCGCGAGAACGGACTGAACACCCTGGAGCCGCAGAGCGAGGTCAGCGTGGCCCGTCTGGAGACCCTTGTCTCGTCGCTCTATCACAATCTGAACAAACGCCTGCCCACCGCCCAGCAGGTGCCGGTGGACTCCAAGGCGGGTCTCTTGCTCaactggctgctggctgcctaTACAAG TGATAACTCGGGAAAGATACGTGTGTTCTCCATCAAGGTGGCCCTGGCCACCATGTGCTCTGGCAAGCTGGTGGACAAGCTCAGAT ATATCTTTTCACAGATTTCGGATGGAGCCGGACAGCTGGTGGCCTGGAAGCTGGGGGAGTTCCTGCGGGAGGTGCTGGCACTGCCGGCGGCCGTCTACGAGTCGCCCACATTCCACTACAAGGAGGGGCTCGAGGAGGAGATCTTTCCGGCGGAGAACAAGGTGACGGTGAACGATTTTATGGCAACACTTATGTCCGAACCGGGCCCCTCGTGCCTcgtgtggctgccactgctgcacaGGCTGGCCACCGTGGAGACGATTGTGCACCCGACGATCTGCTCTGTTTGCCACAAGGAAAACTTCACCGGATTTCGTTACCGTTGTCAGCGGTGCCACGCCTACCAATTGTGCCAGGAGTGCTTTTGGCACGGCAAGACATCGCTGAATCACCAAAACGATCACGAGGTCAAGGAGTACTCGAGCTACAAGTCGCCCAGCAAACAGATTGGTCACTCGCTGCGCAAGAGCTTCCGCTGTGTGCCCGAGAAGACGACGCAAGTGTTGCCACGGTTCCCGGACCAGCCCGAAAAGACCCTCAACCTGTCGCACATCGTGCCGCCCTCGCCCTTGCCCTCGCACAACGGTTTCAACGATCCCACGCTGGCCCTCGCCGGCGTCCACCACGGCCACCTCCCGCCCGGCATCTTCGACCGCTCCAGCACCCTCGACTCGCGGGCCACCGGCCGCAGCATAGACAGTGCCAACTGTaccggcggcggtggcggaggcggcaCCACCATCTCCCGGCTAGCCGCCGCCTCGGCCAACGATGAGGAGCATCGCCTGATTGCCCGCTATGCGGCCCGTCTGGCCCAGGAGAACCGAGCC CCCTCGAATATGTCCGAGAGCGCCACGCCCATCGGCACGGACAACTCGCGGGCCCAGCGCGAGCTGATCGCCCAGCTGGAGTCGAAGAACAAGGAGATTATGCGGGAGATAGCTCGCCTGCGTCGCCAGCAGGAGACCGAGCAGATGGCCCCCGAGAATCCGGCTCTGATCAACGAGCTGCGTGCCCTGCGCCAGCGCAAGGGGGAACTGGAGGGCCACTTGGGTGCCTTGCAGGACTCGCGCCGCCAGCTAATGGAGCAGCTGGAGGGACTGATGCGGATGCTGAAGAACCAACAGACTGCCTCGCCCCGGTCCACGCCAAATTCGAGTCCCAGGTCGGGCAAGTCGCCACCCATGCCGGGCGGCGGAGGAGCCGGCATCCTGGGCACCTCGCCGATGAGTGCCCTGCATGCCCAGCAAATGCAGCACCCCATGGGGGGGCCCGGAGTGAGGGTCACCCAGCAGCAGATGAtgcaggcccagcagcagcagcagcagcaacaacagcagcagcagggacatGGCCACGGACCCTtcagccagagccagctgGAGCAGCTCAATCTGATCAGCAGCGACATGCGCAGCGCCTTTGCGGCCAATGGCAGTGCAA CGCCACCGCCAATGCGCAGCACCAGTCCCAGTCCAGCCGATGCCGAGCTCAATGAAGCCGCCGATAACATAACCTCGGCCATATCCCATATGGTCAGCGACCTGAATGCAG AATATCGACACATCGAGGGCGCCGAGTCCTCGGGCTCGAGTCAGTGCGAGTGCaacgagtgcgagtgccagGTGTATGAGGAGATCTTTCGCACCGACGGGGAGTACGAGTGCCAAGGGGCGCCACCTGACTCCGATTCAGATATGGATGATACCCGCCTGTCGCCGGTTCATTTCGATTACACCTTCGGCCTCGGCGACGAGCAGTCGCAGGTGAACCGCATTCTGGGCTATCGCAACCATCCCGAACTCTTCATCGACGATGACCAGGCGGGGTTCCCGGCCCTGCACGAGATCG ATTTCGACGAATCTCAATCATATAACCAAGAGTGGACCGAAAAG GCAAATGCGAATAGCCAATGGCAGGAGCAGTTTGCACAATGGAGTCTTAATTCACAAAATAACTAA
- the Dyb gene encoding dystrobrevin beta isoform X7, translating into MELEPRVAILQDLRLQTFDSIRFASYRTASKLRYIQKSTNLHLVDIWNVIEAFRENGLNTLEPQSEVSVARLETLVSSLYHNLNKRLPTAQQVPVDSKAGLLLNWLLAAYTSDNSGKIRVFSIKVALATMCSGKLVDKLRYIFSQISDGAGQLVAWKLGEFLREVLALPAAVYESPTFHYKEGLEEEIFPAENKVTVNDFMATLMSEPGPSCLVWLPLLHRLATVETIVHPTICSVCHKENFTGFRYRCQRCHAYQLCQECFWHGKTSLNHQNDHEVKEYSSYKSPSKQIGHSLRKSFRCVPEKTTQVLPRFPDQPEKTLNLSHIVPPSPLPSHNGFNDPTLALAGVHHGHLPPGIFDRSSTLDSRATGRSIDSANCTGGGGGGGTTISRLAAASANDEEHRLIARYAARLAQENRAPSNMSESATPIGTDNSRAQRELIAQLESKNKEIMREIARLRRQQETEQMAPENPALINELRALRQRKGELEGHLGALQDSRRQLMEQLEGLMRMLKNQQTASPRSTPNSSPRSGKSPPMPGGGGAGILGTSPMSALHAQQMQHPMGGPGVRVTQQQMMQAQQQQQQQQQQQQGHGHGPFSQSQLEQLNLISSDMRSAFAANGSANFDESQSYNQEWTEKANANSQWQEQFAQWSLNSQNN; encoded by the exons atggagctggagccgcgGGTGGCCATCCTGCAGGATCTGCGTCTACAGACCTTCGATTCCATACGCTTCGCCTCGTACAGGACGGCCTCGAAGCTGCGCTACATACAGAAGTCGACCAATCTCCATTTGGTGGACATATGGAACGTGATCGAGGCGTTCCGCGAGAACGGACTGAACACCCTGGAGCCGCAGAGCGAGGTCAGCGTGGCCCGTCTGGAGACCCTTGTCTCGTCGCTCTATCACAATCTGAACAAACGCCTGCCCACCGCCCAGCAGGTGCCGGTGGACTCCAAGGCGGGTCTCTTGCTCaactggctgctggctgcctaTACAAG TGATAACTCGGGAAAGATACGTGTGTTCTCCATCAAGGTGGCCCTGGCCACCATGTGCTCTGGCAAGCTGGTGGACAAGCTCAGAT ATATCTTTTCACAGATTTCGGATGGAGCCGGACAGCTGGTGGCCTGGAAGCTGGGGGAGTTCCTGCGGGAGGTGCTGGCACTGCCGGCGGCCGTCTACGAGTCGCCCACATTCCACTACAAGGAGGGGCTCGAGGAGGAGATCTTTCCGGCGGAGAACAAGGTGACGGTGAACGATTTTATGGCAACACTTATGTCCGAACCGGGCCCCTCGTGCCTcgtgtggctgccactgctgcacaGGCTGGCCACCGTGGAGACGATTGTGCACCCGACGATCTGCTCTGTTTGCCACAAGGAAAACTTCACCGGATTTCGTTACCGTTGTCAGCGGTGCCACGCCTACCAATTGTGCCAGGAGTGCTTTTGGCACGGCAAGACATCGCTGAATCACCAAAACGATCACGAGGTCAAGGAGTACTCGAGCTACAAGTCGCCCAGCAAACAGATTGGTCACTCGCTGCGCAAGAGCTTCCGCTGTGTGCCCGAGAAGACGACGCAAGTGTTGCCACGGTTCCCGGACCAGCCCGAAAAGACCCTCAACCTGTCGCACATCGTGCCGCCCTCGCCCTTGCCCTCGCACAACGGTTTCAACGATCCCACGCTGGCCCTCGCCGGCGTCCACCACGGCCACCTCCCGCCCGGCATCTTCGACCGCTCCAGCACCCTCGACTCGCGGGCCACCGGCCGCAGCATAGACAGTGCCAACTGTaccggcggcggtggcggaggcggcaCCACCATCTCCCGGCTAGCCGCCGCCTCGGCCAACGATGAGGAGCATCGCCTGATTGCCCGCTATGCGGCCCGTCTGGCCCAGGAGAACCGAGCC CCCTCGAATATGTCCGAGAGCGCCACGCCCATCGGCACGGACAACTCGCGGGCCCAGCGCGAGCTGATCGCCCAGCTGGAGTCGAAGAACAAGGAGATTATGCGGGAGATAGCTCGCCTGCGTCGCCAGCAGGAGACCGAGCAGATGGCCCCCGAGAATCCGGCTCTGATCAACGAGCTGCGTGCCCTGCGCCAGCGCAAGGGGGAACTGGAGGGCCACTTGGGTGCCTTGCAGGACTCGCGCCGCCAGCTAATGGAGCAGCTGGAGGGACTGATGCGGATGCTGAAGAACCAACAGACTGCCTCGCCCCGGTCCACGCCAAATTCGAGTCCCAGGTCGGGCAAGTCGCCACCCATGCCGGGCGGCGGAGGAGCCGGCATCCTGGGCACCTCGCCGATGAGTGCCCTGCATGCCCAGCAAATGCAGCACCCCATGGGGGGGCCCGGAGTGAGGGTCACCCAGCAGCAGATGAtgcaggcccagcagcagcagcagcagcaacaacagcagcagcagggacatGGCCACGGACCCTtcagccagagccagctgGAGCAGCTCAATCTGATCAGCAGCGACATGCGCAGCGCCTTTGCGGCCAATGGCAGTGCAA ATTTCGACGAATCTCAATCATATAACCAAGAGTGGACCGAAAAG GCAAATGCGAATAGCCAATGGCAGGAGCAGTTTGCACAATGGAGTCTTAATTCACAAAATAACTAA
- the Dyb gene encoding dystrobrevin beta isoform X3, with product MELEPRVAILQDLRLQTFDSIRFASYRTASKLRYIQKSTNLHLVDIWNVIEAFRENGLNTLEPQSEVSVARLETLVSSLYHNLNKRLPTAQQVPVDSKAGLLLNWLLAAYTSDNSGKIRVFSIKVALATMCSGKLVDKLRYIFSQISDGAGQLVAWKLGEFLREVLALPAAVYESPTFHYKEGLEEEIFPAENKVTVNDFMATLMSEPGPSCLVWLPLLHRLATVETIVHPTICSVCHKENFTGFRYRCQRCHAYQLCQECFWHGKTSLNHQNDHEVKEYSSYKSPSKQIGHSLRKSFRCVPEKTTQVLPRFPDQPEKTLNLSHIVPPSPLPSHNGFNDPTLALAGVHHGHLPPGIFDRSSTLDSRATGRSIDSANCTGGGGGGGTTISRLAAASANDEEHRLIARYAARLAQENRAPSNMSESATPIGTDNSRAQRELIAQLESKNKEIMREIARLRRQQETEQMAPENPALINELRALRQRKGELEGHLGALQDSRRQLMEQLEGLMRMLKNQQTASPRSTPNSSPRSGKSPPMPGGGGAGILGTSPMSALHAQQMQHPMGGPGVRVTQQQMMQAQQQQQQQQQQQQGHGHGPFSQSQLEQLNLISSDMRSAFAANGSATPPPMRSTSPSPADAELNEAADNITSAISHMVSDLNAGRATGHGQGGSSLPQARFIMPLDYFPNRRHKKKCCKH from the exons atggagctggagccgcgGGTGGCCATCCTGCAGGATCTGCGTCTACAGACCTTCGATTCCATACGCTTCGCCTCGTACAGGACGGCCTCGAAGCTGCGCTACATACAGAAGTCGACCAATCTCCATTTGGTGGACATATGGAACGTGATCGAGGCGTTCCGCGAGAACGGACTGAACACCCTGGAGCCGCAGAGCGAGGTCAGCGTGGCCCGTCTGGAGACCCTTGTCTCGTCGCTCTATCACAATCTGAACAAACGCCTGCCCACCGCCCAGCAGGTGCCGGTGGACTCCAAGGCGGGTCTCTTGCTCaactggctgctggctgcctaTACAAG TGATAACTCGGGAAAGATACGTGTGTTCTCCATCAAGGTGGCCCTGGCCACCATGTGCTCTGGCAAGCTGGTGGACAAGCTCAGAT ATATCTTTTCACAGATTTCGGATGGAGCCGGACAGCTGGTGGCCTGGAAGCTGGGGGAGTTCCTGCGGGAGGTGCTGGCACTGCCGGCGGCCGTCTACGAGTCGCCCACATTCCACTACAAGGAGGGGCTCGAGGAGGAGATCTTTCCGGCGGAGAACAAGGTGACGGTGAACGATTTTATGGCAACACTTATGTCCGAACCGGGCCCCTCGTGCCTcgtgtggctgccactgctgcacaGGCTGGCCACCGTGGAGACGATTGTGCACCCGACGATCTGCTCTGTTTGCCACAAGGAAAACTTCACCGGATTTCGTTACCGTTGTCAGCGGTGCCACGCCTACCAATTGTGCCAGGAGTGCTTTTGGCACGGCAAGACATCGCTGAATCACCAAAACGATCACGAGGTCAAGGAGTACTCGAGCTACAAGTCGCCCAGCAAACAGATTGGTCACTCGCTGCGCAAGAGCTTCCGCTGTGTGCCCGAGAAGACGACGCAAGTGTTGCCACGGTTCCCGGACCAGCCCGAAAAGACCCTCAACCTGTCGCACATCGTGCCGCCCTCGCCCTTGCCCTCGCACAACGGTTTCAACGATCCCACGCTGGCCCTCGCCGGCGTCCACCACGGCCACCTCCCGCCCGGCATCTTCGACCGCTCCAGCACCCTCGACTCGCGGGCCACCGGCCGCAGCATAGACAGTGCCAACTGTaccggcggcggtggcggaggcggcaCCACCATCTCCCGGCTAGCCGCCGCCTCGGCCAACGATGAGGAGCATCGCCTGATTGCCCGCTATGCGGCCCGTCTGGCCCAGGAGAACCGAGCC CCCTCGAATATGTCCGAGAGCGCCACGCCCATCGGCACGGACAACTCGCGGGCCCAGCGCGAGCTGATCGCCCAGCTGGAGTCGAAGAACAAGGAGATTATGCGGGAGATAGCTCGCCTGCGTCGCCAGCAGGAGACCGAGCAGATGGCCCCCGAGAATCCGGCTCTGATCAACGAGCTGCGTGCCCTGCGCCAGCGCAAGGGGGAACTGGAGGGCCACTTGGGTGCCTTGCAGGACTCGCGCCGCCAGCTAATGGAGCAGCTGGAGGGACTGATGCGGATGCTGAAGAACCAACAGACTGCCTCGCCCCGGTCCACGCCAAATTCGAGTCCCAGGTCGGGCAAGTCGCCACCCATGCCGGGCGGCGGAGGAGCCGGCATCCTGGGCACCTCGCCGATGAGTGCCCTGCATGCCCAGCAAATGCAGCACCCCATGGGGGGGCCCGGAGTGAGGGTCACCCAGCAGCAGATGAtgcaggcccagcagcagcagcagcagcaacaacagcagcagcagggacatGGCCACGGACCCTtcagccagagccagctgGAGCAGCTCAATCTGATCAGCAGCGACATGCGCAGCGCCTTTGCGGCCAATGGCAGTGCAA CGCCACCGCCAATGCGCAGCACCAGTCCCAGTCCAGCCGATGCCGAGCTCAATGAAGCCGCCGATAACATAACCTCGGCCATATCCCATATGGTCAGCGACCTGAATGCAG GACGGGCAACGGGACATGGACAAGGCGGAAGCTCCCTGCCCCAGGCTCGTTTCATAATGCCGTTGG ATTATTTCCCAAATAGACGGCATAAGAAAAAATGCTGCAAACATTGA